One Ricinus communis isolate WT05 ecotype wild-type chromosome 2, ASM1957865v1, whole genome shotgun sequence DNA segment encodes these proteins:
- the LOC8285100 gene encoding dof zinc finger protein DOF3.5 — MFTSDHHQIMLQCSARPLPMEGKWKTHVELAPSCPRCASSNTKFCYYNNYSLSQPRYFCKGCRRYWTKGGSLRNVPVGGGCRKSRRAKSSRGAVSMNYGKNFNGPLSGSSCSSNMDSTVQETGSNNDGSEIDLAVVFAKFLNQESSFQPEFVGKELPDEPSDQELVSVANSLSPPDSDAVIECQNLIGESIQESNDLLQALLVAGNQDQEQGDQEMIMESQDMNEFGLQTLLGDEIVQDALWSEAETSLSNVTWQIPVDQVQPQGFDSFSVDDQLKIPTNLINDNAWSSFDLSAGFEVFSRSY, encoded by the coding sequence ATGTTCACTAGTGACCACCACCAAATCATGTTGCAGTGTTCTGCTAGGCCTTTGCCAATGGAGGGAAAGTGGAAAACCCATGTTGAACTTGCTCCTAGTTGCCCCCGTTGTGCCTCTTCCAATACTAAATTCTGTTATTACAACAACTACAGCTTGTCTCAGCCTAGATATTTTTGTAAAGGCTGCAGACGGTATTGGACTAAAGGCGGTTCTCTAAGAAATGTTCCTGTTGGAGGTGGCTGTCGTAAAAGTCGCAGAGCTAAGTCTTCTCGTGGCGCAGTTTCGATGAATTATGGCAAGAATTTTAATGGCCCGTTGAGTGGTAGTTCTTGTTCGTCTAACATGGACTCTACGGTTCAAGAGACTGGAAGTAATAATGATGGTTCGGAAATTGATTTGGCCGTCGTTTTCGCTAAGTTCTTGAATCAAGAATCGAGTTTTCAACCTGAGTTTGTTGGGAAAGAATTGCCTGATGAGCCTAGTGATCAAGAACTGGTAAGTGTGGCCAATTCTTTAAGTCCTCCTGACAGTGATGCAGTCATCGAATGCCAGAACCTGATCGGCGAAAGCATCCAAGAATCTAATGATTTACTACAAGCGTTGCTTGTTGCTGGAAATCAGGATCAGGAACAAGGAGATCAAGAAATGATCATGGAAAGTCAAGACATGAATGAATTCGGATTACAAACTTTGCTAGGCGATGAAATAGTGCAGGATGCTTTGTGGTCTGAAGCTGAAACATCTCTGTCGAATGTTACATGGCAAATACCAGTTGATCAGGTACAGCCGCAAGGATTTGATTCATTCTCAGTGGATGATCAACTTAAGATTCCAACGAATCTTATAAATGATAATGCTTGGAGTTCTTTCGATCTCTCTGCAGGATTTGAGGTTTTCTCGAGATCTTATTAG
- the LOC8285099 gene encoding putative receptor-like protein kinase At3g47110, with protein MGHLRFLLLFLYFFQIYLGSFMSSVEGLSASTDRAALMSFKNAVSDPQKTLNSWTQNTSHCTWYGVSCSIKGARVRSLSLSGLRLFGPIPSQLSNLSSLYRLDLSNNSFYGQIPSELGRLSHLQYLLLDMNSINGTIPVLLSQCHNLKWIRLVANNLTGNIPSELGSLQRLEVLSFAVNDLIGVIPVTFGNLTSLKNLSLARNQLVGEIPSELGRLQNLRRIQLYDNQLSGEIPHSIYNISSLAFLSVTNNKLTGKLPSDVDLGSALPNLIELFLAQNRFGGMLPSSLSNASRIQSLDLSNNRFQGPIPLFGRMKDLVYLNLGSNFLSSTTRLNFQLIDSLRNCTQLQVLRIFSNPLTGQFPSSVANLSTHLLHFCFADNLLTGRFPKGIENFQELISLSIEQNSFAGEIPEALASLKRLQKFAAFDNMLSGEIPNIFGNFTQLSDLSIGRNQFFGRIPTSVASCKRLNRLYLAANRLSGSIPNEIYGLSSLVELYLQQNALSGPLLAEVGNLKQIQVMYVSGNKLSGYIPSTIGSCSSLTILNLAGNNFTGFIPSTIGELASLETLDLSSNSLTGAIPEELAELQYLVKLNFSFNQLEGQIPTSGVFLNLGHDSLKGNNMLCNSNHTITENLGLPRCNAERKNKHILLKVILPVAIVTCLVIFFCFLFTFISRKKQKNKKGKGISLPKGFPPMMSYSDIRLATDNFSAKNLIGKGGFGSVYKGIFRNLGDESDIRENVLAIKVLDLQKSKAARSFEAECETLRNIRHRNLVKVVTSCSSIEHTGEEFKALVMEFMSQGNLDNWLYGEDGLCLTLLQRLNIAIDVASAMDYLHHDCEPPIVHCDLKPGNVLLDHDMVAHVADFGLARFASQHSSGNGSWTRGLKGSIGYIAPEYGLGCSASTSGDVYSFGILLLELFTAKKPTNEMFREGLSLNNFATEVNENHVSEIADPRLFMNDEHFSSESTSTSVYLTDGDNSRNSNGSSSRSILVGKGEEFIAAAIRVGLSCAAHSTNDRSTMREALSKLQKIKKATLDID; from the exons ATGGGGCATCTCCGTTTCTTGCTgctttttctttacttcttcCAAATTTATCTAGGTTCTTTCATGAGCAGCGTGGAAGGACTCAGTGCCAGCACTGATAGAGCTGCACTTATGTCTTTTAAAAATGCAGTCTCTGATCCTCAAAAAACTCTTAATAGCTGGACTCAGAATACTTCTCACTGCACTTGGTATGGTGTCTCTTGCTCCATAAAAGGAGCTCGAGTTCGGTCACTTAGCCTTTCTGGTCTCCGCCTTTTTGGTCCTATACCTTCTCAGCTCTCAAATCTTAGTTCCCTCTATAGGCTTGATCTTTccaataattcattttatggCCAAATTCCATCCGAGCTTGGTCGTCTTTCTCACCTTCAATACCTTCTTCTTGATATGAATTCCATCAATGGCACTATCCCAGTCCTCCTTTCTCAGTGTCATAACCTGAAATGGATCAGATTAGTTGCAAACAACCTCACTGGTAACATTCCTTCAGAATTGGGTTCTCTACAAAGACTTGAAGTTCTTAGTTTTGCTGTCAATGACCTTATTGGTGTTATCCCCGTAACATTTGGGAATCTAACCTCTCTTAAGAATCTTTCCCTTGCAAGAAACCAGCTCGTTGGAGAAATTCCAAGTGAGCTTGGTCGTCTTCAAAATCTTCGTCGGATTCAGCTGTATGACAATCAGCTCAGTGGAGAGATTCCACACTCTATATACAACATTTCTTCTTTAGCCTTCTTATCTGTGACAAATAATAAGCTTACAGGAAAGCTTCCAAGTGATGTGGATTTGGGTTCTGCTCTTCCAAATCTCATCGAGCTTTTCTTGGCACAAAACAGGTTTGGAGGAATGTTGCCCAGTTCTTTATCTAATGCCTCGCGCATTCAAAGTCTGGATCTCTCCAACAATCGTTTTCAAGGGCCTATTCCTCTATTTGGTAGAATGAAAGATCTTGTTTACTTAAATCTTGGcagtaattttctttcttctaccACAAGGCTTAATTTCCAGCTAATTGATTCTCTCAGAAATTGTACTCAGCTGCAAGTCCTCAGGATCTTTTCCAACCCATTGACTGGACAATTTCCAAGTTCTGTCGCAAATTTGTCAACCCATCTCCTGCATTTTTGCTTTGCTGACAATTTATTGACTGGTAGGTTCCCCAAGggaattgaaaattttcaagaatTGATATCCCTATCAATAGAACAAAATTCTTTTGCTGGCGAGATACCAGAAGCATTAGCTAGCCTGAAAAGACTTCAAAAATTTGCTGCATTTGACAACATGCTCTCTGGAGAGATTCCAAATATTTTTGGCAATTTTACGCAACTATCTGATTTATCGATAGGAAGAAACCAGTTCTTTGGTAGAATACCTACTAGTGTTGCATCCTGCAAACGGTTGAACAGACTATACCTAGCTGCAAACAGGCTTAGTGGAAGCATACCAAATGAGATTTATGGGCTTTCTTCTTTGGTCGAGTTGTATTTGCAACAAAATGCTTTATCCGGTCCTTTACTCGCGGAAGTTGGTAACCTGAAACAGATTCAAGTCATGTATGTTTCTGGCAACAAGTTATCAGGATATATCCCTTCAACAATTGGTAGCTGTTCAAGTTTGACGATACTCAATCTGGCAGGGAACAACTTCACAGGCTTCATCCCGAGCACAATTGGAGAATTAGCATCGCTGGAGACGTTGGATCTCTCTTCTAATAGTCTCACTGGCGCAATCCCTGAAGAGCTGGCGGAACTTCAGTACTTAGTCAagcttaatttttctttcaatcaGTTGGAAGGCCAAATTCCAACAAGTGGAGTCTTCTTGAACCTCGGCCATGATAGTCTCAAAGGAAATAACATGCTTTGCAATAGTAATCACACAATTACAGAAAATCTGGGACTTCCTCGATGCAATgcagagagaaaaaataagcATATTTTGCTAAAGGTTATACTTCCTGTTGCTATTGTCACTTgcttagtaatttttttttgctttttattcACATTCATATCcagaaaaaagcaaaaaaacaaaaagggaAAAGGAATAAGCTTGCCCAAGGGGTTTCCTCCAATGATGTCTTATTCTGACATCAGGCTAGCTACAGACAATTTCTcagccaaaaacttgatagggaAGGGTGGATTTGGGTCTGTTTACAAAGGCATCTTTAGAAACTTAGGAGATGAATCCGACATCAGAGAAAATGTTCTTGCTATAAAAGTTCTCGACTTACAGAAAAGCAAAGCTGCCAGGAGTTTTGAAGCAGAATGTGAGACTCTGAGGAATATACGGCACAGGAACCTTGTCAAGGTTGTCACTTCTTGTTCTAGCATTGAACATACAGGAGAAGAGTTCAAAGCTTTGGTTATGGAGTTCATGTCCCAAGGAAATTTAGATAATTGGTTGTATGGAGAAGATGGGTTATGCTTAACATTATTGCAAAGATTGAATATTGCAATTGACGTTGCTTCTGCCATGGATTACCTGCACCATGACTGTGAGCCTCCAATAGTTCATTGTGATCTGAAACCTGGAAATGTGTTATTAGACCATGATATGGTAGCCCATGTTGCTGATTTTGGATTGGCAAGGTTTGCTTCTCAACATTCGTCAGGGAATGGGAGCTGGACAAGAGGACTGAAGGGCTCCATTGGTTACATAGCCCCAG AGTATGGTTTGGGATGCAGTGCTTCAACATCTGGAGATGTGTACAGTTTTGGGATCCTGTTGCTCGAGTTATTCACAGCAAAGAAACCAACTAATGAAATGTTCCGAGAAGGTTTAAGCCTGAATAACTTTGCGACCGAAGTTAACGAGAATCATGTCTCAGAGATTGCTGATCCAAGGCTCTTCATGAATGATGAGCATTTTTCTTCAGAAAGTACATCCACCAGTGTTTATCTTACTGATGGTGATAATAGCAGAAATAGTAACGGAAGTAGTAGCAGAAGCATTTTGGTAGGCAAAGGAGAAGAGTTCATAGCAGCTGCAATAAGAGTTGGTTTGTCCTGTGCAGCTCATTCTACAAATGATCGTTCAACTATGAGAGAAGCCTTATCGAAGCtgcaaaagataaagaaagctacattagatattgattaa
- the LOC125369236 gene encoding putative receptor-like protein kinase At3g47110, which produces MCSVEGLNARTDKAALVSFKNALSDPQRALRSWTQNTSHCSWYGVSCSMKGARVRSLSLSSLGLFGPITSQLSNLSSLYMLDLSNNSFYGQIPSELGRLSHLQYLLLDINSIDGTIPVLLSQCHNLKMIKLIANNLTGNIPSELGNLQRLETLNFAINLLSGVIPVTFGNLTSLKNLSLARNHLSGEIPSELGRLRNLRRIQLSDNQLTGEIPQSIYNISSLVFLSVTNNRLTGKLPSDVDLGSALPNLMGLFLAQNRAYSSVWEE; this is translated from the exons ATGTGCAGTGTGGAGGGACTTAATGCCAGAACTGATAAAGCTGCACTTGTGTCTTTCAAGAATGCACTCTCTGATCCACAAAGAGCTCTTCGTAGCTGGACCCAAAATACCTCCCACTGCAGTTGGTATGGTGTTTCTTGTTCCATGAAAGGAGCTCGAGTCCGGTCGCTTAGCCTTTCTAGTCTCGGTCTTTTTGGTCCTATAACTTCTCAGCTCTCAAATCTCAGTTCCCTATATATGCTTGATCTTTccaataattcattttatggCCAAATTCCATCCGAGCTTGGTCGTCTTTCTCACCTTCAGTATCTGCTTCTTGACATAAATTCCATCGATGGTACTATCCCAGTTCTTCTTTCTCAGTGTCATAATCTGAAAATGATCAAATTAATTGCAAACAACCTCACTGGCAACATTCCTTCAGAATTGGGTAATCTGCAAAGACTTGAAACTCTCAACTTTGCTATCAATCTCCTCAGTGGTGTTATCCCTGTAACATTTGGAAATCTAACCTCTCTTAAGAATCTTTCCCTTGCAAGAAACCACCTCAGTGGAGAAATTCCAAGCGAGCTTGGTCGTCTTCGAAACCTTCGTCGGATTCAGCTGTCAGATAATCAGCTTACTGGAGAAATTCCGCAATCTATATACAACATTTCTTCTTTAGTCTTCTTATCTGTGACAAATAACAGGCTTACTGGAAAGCTTCCAAGTGATGTGGATTTGGGTTCTGCTCTTCCGAATCTCATGGGGCTTTTCTTGGCGCAAAACAG GGCCTATTCCTCTGTTTGGGAGGAATGA
- the LOC125369216 gene encoding probable LRR receptor-like serine/threonine-protein kinase At3g47570 — protein sequence MLNLQLIDSLKNCTQLQVLRIFSNKLTGKFPSSVANLSTHLQHFCFSDNLLTGSFPQGIENFQELISLSIEKNSFVGEIPEALTSLKRLQSFAAFDNMLSGEIPDIFGNFTQLSDLLIGRNQFIGRIPTSIGSCKRLNILDLAVNRLSGSIPEEIYGLSSLVALEFQQNALSGPLLAQVGNLKQMQLMYVFRNKLSGNIPATIGSCSSLTKLNLAGNHFTSFIPSTVGELASLETLDLSSNSLTGTIPEELEELQYLVNLNLSFNFLEGQVPTSGVFLNLSHDSLKGNNMLCNSNQTIGKNLGLSQCIAERKNKYILLKVILPVAIITCLVIFFCFICIFIWMKKQKAKTHRGISLSKVFPPMISYSDIRLATDNFSANNLIGKGGFGSVYKGIFRNFGDESDIREIVLAVKVIDLQQSKALRSFEAECETLRNVRHRNLVKVITSCSSIEHTGEEFKALVMEFISHGSLDKWLYEEADGEGSGLCLTLLQRLNIAIDVASAMDYLHNDCEPPILHCDLKPGNVQLDHDMVAHVADFGLARFASQDSSRNGSRTIGVRGSIGYIAPGIDTHKLQFLQVFLAFDFNLLKFKISANLIIL from the coding sequence ATGTTAAACCTCCAACTAATTGATTCTCTTAAGAACTGTACTCAACTCCAAGTTCTCAGGATCTTTTCCAACAAGTTGACTGGAAAATTTCCAAGTTCTGTCGCAAATTTGTCAACTCATCTCCAGCATTTTTGCTTTTCAGACAATTTATTAACTGGCAGCTTCCCCCAGGGAATTGAGAATTTTCAAGAATTGATATCCCtatcaatagaaaaaaattcttttgttGGCGAGATACCAGAAGCATTAACTAGCCTTAAAAGACTTCAAAGCTTTGCTGCATTTGACAACATGCTCTCTGGAGAAATTCCAGATATTTTTGGCAATTTCACGCAACTATCTGATTTATTAATAGGAAGAAACCAGTTTATTGGTAGAATACCTACTAGTATTGGTTCATGCAAAAGATTGAACATACTAGACCTAGCTGTAAACAGGCTTAGTGGGAGCATACCAGAGGAGATTTATGGGCTTTCTTCTTTGGTCGCGTTGGAATTCCAACAAAATGCTTTATCGGGTCCTCTACTTGCACAAGTTGGTAATCTAAAACAGATGCAATTGATGTATGTTTTTCGCAACAAGTTATCAGGAAATATTCCTGCAACAATTGGTAGCTGTTCAAGTTTGACAAAACTCAATCTGGCAGGTAACCATTTCACAAGCTTCATCCCAAGCACAGTTGGTGAATTAGCATCCCTGGAGACATTAGATCTCTCTTCTAATAGTCTCACTGGCACAATCCCTGAAGAGCTAGAGGAACTTCAGTATTTAGTCAACCTTAATTtgtctttcaattttttggaAGGCCAAGTTCCAACAAGTGGAGTCTTCTTGAACCTCAGCCATGATAGTCTTAAAGGAAACAACATGCTTTGCAATAGTAACCAAACAATTGGAAAAAATTTGGGGCTTTCTCAATGCATTGCCGAAAGAAAGAACAAGTATATTTTGCTAAAGGTTATACTTCCTGTTGCTATCATCACTTGCttagtaattttcttttgcttcatATGCATATTCATATGGATGAAGAAGCAAAAAGCCAAGACGCACAGAGGAATAAGTTTGTCCAAGGTTTTTCCTCCAATGATCTCTTACTCTGACATCAGGCTAGCTACAGACAACTTCTCAGCAAATAATTTGATTGGGAAAGGTGGATTTGGGTCTGTTTACAAAGGCATATTTAGAAACTTTGGAGATGAATCCGATATCCGAGAAATTGTTCTTGCTGTAAAAGTCATTGACTTACAGCAAAGTAAAGCTCTCAGGAGTTTTGAAGCAGAATGTGAAACTCTGAGGAACGTTCGGCACAGGAACCTTGTCAAGGTTATCACCTCTTGTTCTAGCATTGAACATACAGGAGAAGAGTTCAAAGCTTTGGTTATGGAGTTCATATCCCACGGAAGTTTAGATAAGTGGTTGTATGAAGAAGCTGATGGTGAAGGATCTGGGCTGTGCTTAACGTTATTGCAAAGATTGAATATTGCAATTGATGTTGCTTCTGCCATGGATTACCTGCATAACGACTGTGAGCCACCAATACTTCATTGTGATCTGAAACCTGGAAATGTGCAATTAGACCATGATATGGTAGCCCATGTTGCCGATTTTGGATTGGCAAGATTTGCTTCTCAAGATTCGTCAAGGAACGGGAGCAGGACAATAGGAGTGAGGGGTTCCATTGGTTACATAGCTCCAGGTATAGATACAcataaattacaatttttacAGGTTTTTTTAGCATTCGATTTTAATCTTTTGAAGTTTAAAATTTCTGCAAATCTCATTATTTTGTAa